The following are from one region of the Silene latifolia isolate original U9 population chromosome 9, ASM4854445v1, whole genome shotgun sequence genome:
- the LOC141601545 gene encoding uncharacterized protein LOC141601545 encodes MEAVQSIELEVPSLRILLESQVPEEDWVQARYDSLVLLDERRLNALYQVQLYQKRIERALNKKVKPRKIKEGDLVLKSVRALLPVDPRGKFKPIWAGPYLVKRILKGGGVRLTDLDGNDFSNPTNLDQLKKYYP; translated from the coding sequence ATGGAGGCAGTTCAGTCCATAGAACTAGAGGTACCATCTCTAAGGATATTACTTGAGAGCCAAGTTCCAGAAGAAGATTGGGTCCAAGCTAGATATGACTCTTTGGTTTTACTGGATGAACGACGCTTGAACGCGTTGTATCaggttcaactctatcagaaaaggatagaaAGGGCTCTTAATAAGAAGGTGAAACCTAGAaaaatcaaagaaggagatttggtgttGAAATCGGTTCGTGCACTACTGCCGGTAGACCCGAGGGGTAAATTTAAACCAATTTGGGCAGGCCCGTATTTGGTGAAAAGAATTCTGAAAGGAGGAGGGGTTCGGCTGActgatctagatggaaatgacttttCGAATCCTACAAATCTGGACCAGTTGAAAAAATACTATCCTTAA
- the LOC141601547 gene encoding uncharacterized protein LOC141601547 translates to MRTEWSLKVKEEIDKQLKAGFIKVSEYSDWVANVVLVPKKDGKVRVCVDFRDLNKASPKDDFPLPHIDMLVDNTANHALLSFMDGPPIAGLPLSLYLTVTDTALGEMLAQTVEKEERAIYYISKKFIEYEAEFDLKYVPLKAVKGRTVADFLADNPIEEDSVTDMWSFPDENVVHVEDELDFLATNNAAKYEACLLGLRSAISLNIKKLLVHGDSSLVINQITGSWKIKSNSLAPYQPKIEELEKYYEEIHYVHLPREENQFTDALSKLAALVNIPDHIKSMPLCVE, encoded by the exons ATGCGTACTgagtggtctttgaaagtcaaagaagaaatcgataaACAACTCAAGGCTGGGTTTATTAAAGTATCTGAGTATTCAGATTGGGTAGCCAATGTAGTACTAGTACCTAAGAAGGATGGGAAAGTCCGTGTGTGTGTAGACTTCCGGGATTTGAACAAAGccagtccgaaagatgactttccattacctcacatcgatatGTTAGTTGACAATACCGCGAATCATGCCCTACTatctttcatggatgg TCCACCTATAGCCGGATTGCCACTATCCTTGTATCTAACAGTTACAGATACCGCGCTGGGAGAAATGTTGGCCCAAACTGtggaaaaagaagaaagggcAATTTACTACATCAGTAAAAAGTTCATAGAATATGAAG CTGAATTTGATCTTAAGTACGTACCCTTGAAGGCAGTGAAAGGAAGGACTGTCGCCGACTTCCTCGCTGACAATCCAATAGAGGAAGACAGTGTTACGGACATGTGGTCTTTCCCAGATGAAAACGTGGTTCATGTCGAAGACGAA TTAGATTTCCTCGCCACCAACAATGCTGCTAAGTACGAAGCATGCCTACTGGGTTTGCGCAGTGCTATCAGTCTAAATATAAAGAAGTTACTGGTACATGGTGACTCATCTTTAGTCATTAACCAAATAACAGGGTCGTGGAAAATTAAAAGTAATAGTCTGGCACCTTACCAGCCTAAGATAGAGGAATTGGAAAAGTATTACGAGGAAATACACTATGTCCATTTACccagagaagagaatcaattcACCGACGCTCTGTCTAAGTTGGCAGCCTTGGTTAACATCCCAGATCATATAAAGAGCATGCCACTATGTGTCGAATGA